A single genomic interval of Festucalex cinctus isolate MCC-2025b chromosome 16, RoL_Fcin_1.0, whole genome shotgun sequence harbors:
- the cd99l2 gene encoding CD99 antigen-like protein 2 isoform X2 codes for MALARGGSLLLAMVMMIVMTLVAQVRPQGLDLADALDGANDQTTPAPLPGTKPPIKTKGKAGGFSDSDLIDVSKDDSYKPDKGKGSRPSGDRDQINQRGDNGNTETTAEIGTIAGIVSAVGMALVGAISSYISYQKKKLCFGIQQSLNAEMVKADAPDAVLATEPQVQQTLLEQSSAEPRLAHNVV; via the exons ATGGCGCTTGCTCGTGGAGGTTCGCTGCTGCTggcgatggtgatgatgattgtGATGACGCTCGTCGCGCAAG TGCGGCCTCAGGGTCTCGACCTGGCCGACGCTTTGGACGGCGCCAACGACCAAA CCACACCAGCGCCCTTGCCAG GCACCAAACCTCCAATCAAGACCAAAGGCAAAGCAG gagGATTTTCCGACAGCGACCTGATCGACGTTAGCAAAGACGACAGCTACAAACCCGACAAAGGCAAAG GCAGCCGACCAAGCGGCGATCGCGATCAAATCAACCAACGCGGCGACAACGGCAACACTG AGACCACCGCCGAAATCGGCACCATCGCGGGCATCGTCAGCGCGGTGGGCATGGCGCTGGTAGGCGCCATCAGCAGCTACATATCGTACCAGAAGAAGAAGCTGTGCTTCGGCATCCAGC AGAGTCTCAACGCCGAGATGGTGAAGGCTGACGCTCCGGACGCGGTGCTGGCGACAGAACCACAAG TGCAGCAGACTCTTCTGGAGCAGTCCAGTGCTGAACCTCGCCTTGCCCACAACGTCGTGTGA
- the cd99l2 gene encoding CD99 antigen-like protein 2 isoform X1, which yields MALARGGSLLLAMVMMIVMTLVAQVRPQGLDLADALDGANDQTTPAPLPGTKPPIKTKGKAAADEFDLADALDPNNDITNDKDKGGRRGGGFSDSDLIDVSKDDSYKPDKGKGSRPSGDRDQINQRGDNGNTETTAEIGTIAGIVSAVGMALVGAISSYISYQKKKLCFGIQQSLNAEMVKADAPDAVLATEPQVQQTLLEQSSAEPRLAHNVV from the exons ATGGCGCTTGCTCGTGGAGGTTCGCTGCTGCTggcgatggtgatgatgattgtGATGACGCTCGTCGCGCAAG TGCGGCCTCAGGGTCTCGACCTGGCCGACGCTTTGGACGGCGCCAACGACCAAA CCACACCAGCGCCCTTGCCAG GCACCAAACCTCCAATCAAGACCAAAGGCAAAGCAG CCGCCGACGAATTTGACCTGGCCGACGCCTTGGACCCCAACAACGACATCACCAATGACAAGGACAAAGGGGGCCGGCGTGGAG gagGATTTTCCGACAGCGACCTGATCGACGTTAGCAAAGACGACAGCTACAAACCCGACAAAGGCAAAG GCAGCCGACCAAGCGGCGATCGCGATCAAATCAACCAACGCGGCGACAACGGCAACACTG AGACCACCGCCGAAATCGGCACCATCGCGGGCATCGTCAGCGCGGTGGGCATGGCGCTGGTAGGCGCCATCAGCAGCTACATATCGTACCAGAAGAAGAAGCTGTGCTTCGGCATCCAGC AGAGTCTCAACGCCGAGATGGTGAAGGCTGACGCTCCGGACGCGGTGCTGGCGACAGAACCACAAG TGCAGCAGACTCTTCTGGAGCAGTCCAGTGCTGAACCTCGCCTTGCCCACAACGTCGTGTGA